The nucleotide window AGGTTGTATTGTTTTAGCTGTACCTTTCATTGGTAGGCTTCAGCACACCCTCGTTGATACCAAGGTCACATTAATACCAAGGTCACATTAATACCAAGGTCATCTTAAAACTCATATAAAACAAAAAGACCACTCAACATTCGGTTAAGTGGTCTTCGAAAATATTCCTTAAGGACTGCGTCTAGCTAGCCTATTGGTTATGCTACGTGCTATTTACCGTTCAACTTAAGCGCTGAGAAAGTCACACTGTTGTAGTCGCCATTCTTTTTATCGACAGCGAAATCGCCAGTACCGCCACAACCAGGCCCCCATACAGGGTGAGAATCGCTCACGCTACATTGGCCGTATGCGCCCGCTTTGTAGTAAAAATCATCTTCAGCATAGCCCGTTGGTGAATCAAGTTCATCGATGCCCTTACTCAGGTCGATTTCATACTTAACGGTATCGTGACGCTCGGTTTCAAACGTTAGGTACATCATGGTGCCTTTCACTTCCACTTTGTAACTAAACTCTTCACCAAGAGCAATACCCGCTTCACCCGGCTCTGCAGGGTTTTCCCACGTGTTACCCCACACTGGATAAGCGATATCGGCACGGTTAGGATCTTTTTTCTCTAGGTTACGTTCATAGTTCCAGAATACTGAACCCATTTCTTGGTCAGGAAACTTCTTATAGAAGATCTTCAGCGGTTCATTACCATGCCCATAACCGGTTCCAGCTTTGATTAGCTCGTTGTGTTTTTTAGCATGAATCTGACCAACCACAACAGAATGAGCTGGGTATTTTTCTGGGAACTTAGCGTTAACTGAGACGTGATTCACTTTTAATGTCGCTTCTAATGTTCCGCCAACAGCACTGTATTCACTAGCCGCTGGGTGACTCGACAGTGCCCACTGGTTTCCTTTATCAGCCGTATCGATAGAGAAATCTGAGCCTCTTGGCATCTGGCGTAACTCAGAACGCGCATTCTTCGAGTTTTTCGTCGTAATCGCTTGGTTCTGCACTTCAAATACAAGGTTGCCGTCTTTATCAAGATGGAAGAAATCACTATGTGAGTTGCTCATCATAGCGACCCCTTCTATTTCATCAACGCGACCATCTTCATTAATATCTGAAGGTATGGTTATTTTCCAATTATGCATATCGAATTTATCGGCAGGTACGGGGTAAGAAACACCGTTATTTGCGAAAGTAACCATTGGCACAGTCGCTAATAACGCCACTGCTAATATGTTTTTCTTAAACATGACTCATCCTTTATTGTTAACAGATACTGAGTACACTCTCAGCACAGAAACTACTTTTGAACACGAATTAGTACTAAATATTTTCTCTTCGACTTAAATAAACCAACCAATAAATAGAATTTACATTTCGCCATCTTTTAACTTTTACCAAACATTTGGCGGTGGTTTATATCTATATCCCTCAACATGCCCCGTTATGTTTAAACCACAACAACTAGAACATCGATATGAAAGTGTGGGAATATTCTTATATTTGTATTATTTTAACACATACAACCAACTGAGCTTACAAGGTTTGTTAATATGAGAACTGAGTCATGATTGATTTGATTGGTAAGCCTTAAATTGAGATATTCATAACATTTAGCTATATAAATAGGCCATTAGTCGGAACTTTTGATAGATCTCACAGAAATCTACCCTGGGAATAAATACCATATTTGTCATACATTAATTTAATACCATATAAGGTATTGGTTTGTGAGTCAGGGGTACATTGGATGTATCCAAAATAAAAAAATAATAGTGAGACAAAGGTATGAATTCTGTTACAAAAATTGCTGCAGCTGTTGCATGTACTCTTTTAGCGGGCACAGCTGCTGGTGCATCTCTTGATTATCGTTACGAGTATCGTGCTGCGACGGATTATACAAAGACTAATGGTGATACGGCTCACGTAGACGCTCGCCATCAACACCGAGTTAAGCTAGGTGAAAGCTTTAAGCTGTCAGACAAGTGGAAGCACTCTACTGGTCTAGAACTTAAGTTCCACGGTGATGACTCTTACTATGATGAAGATTCAGGTTCTGTTAAATCAGCAAACAGCCAGAGTTTTTACGATGGCAATTGGTACATCTATGGTATGGAGATCGATAACACTGCGACATACAAAATAGACAATAATTGGTATCTACAAATGGGTATGCCTATTGCCTGGGATTGGGATGAGCCTAATGCTAACGATGGCGACTGGAAGATGAAAAAGGTTACGTTTAAACCTCAGTTCCGCGTTGGCTATAAAGCAGACATGGGTTTAACAACTGCTATTCGTTACCGTCATGAATATGCTGACTTCCGTAACCACACACAATTTGGCGACAAAGATTCTGAAACTGGCGAACGCTTAGAATCAGCTCAAAAATCTAAAGTTACACTGACGGGTTCTTACAAAATTGAATCTCTACCTAAGCTTGGCCTTTCTTACGAAGCAAACTATGTAAAATCTTTGGATAACGTACTTCTTTATAATAGTGATGACTGGGAATGGGATGCTGGCTTAAAAGTAAACTACAAGTTCGGTTCTTGGAAACCTTTTGCTGAAATCTGGTCTTCTGATATCAGTTCATCTTCAAAAGATCGTGAAGCTAAATACCGTGTTGGTATTGCTTATTCATTCTAATAATAAAAATAGTCAGGATATAAAATAGCCCTCTCCTCTTGTAATTTATTTGGGCATATTTTAATTACTTTATTTTAAATAATAGGATGTTCTAATCAGAATTAGCTTCATCCTAATAAATATTTAACGACTATTCATTATCTATTTCTTATGTGATTTACATATGGATTTAATATCATAAAGAGAATATTTTATGCAGATTTCTAAAGTCGCTACAGCTGTCGCTCTTTCGACAGGTTTATTATTCGGTTGTAACAGTGATGGTTTACCTATTCCGACGGATGGTTCTACCGATCCAGCAACACCAACTTCAGCATTATTAAATGGTTATTGGGAGTTTTCTGATACAGCAGCATTCTCAGCTGCCTACTCTTCATCGAGTAGTGATGATTTACCCAACGTCTATCGCTTTTCTGCAGATGGTGAAACACTTTATTACTACACTGACAATTCAGCGGATACCACACTTGGTGAATACGAACGATTTGAAACCACTTATGAAGAGACAATTGAAGATGAAACTTCAGGTCAAGTTGCGTTCACGCTATTCAATGATGACGGTACGGTAAGTTCTGTATCTGTAGATGGCGATTACTCCGCAGCTGACGGTGGTCTTGCTATTGGCGGTAACATTCCTGTTTCAGGTACCGACCACAGTGATAATACTGAAGTTACTGGCCCTGCAGACACCGCTGATGAAGCTTCAGGTGTGGATAACGCAGCTCAAATTTTAGATACATTAACGGATGACACAGGTGAACTAAGACTAAAGATCTTGAACACCAGCTCCACAGTTGGAAAAACAATCTCTTCGGGTAAATTGACGGTTGATTTGACTTATCAACTCAACCCTGACAGTGAACAGGTTGATGAAGGTCAGAACAACTCTTATATTTCGCTTTACTCAACAAATGATGAAGACGATAAAGTCAGCAACGCATATCATCATGGTGATATAGCAATTGGTGACGGTATTATTCAATATCGTGATGCTTCAGGCTCATTGACAGCAACAGGTGGCACTTTTGATGCAAACAGCACATTTGATGCGACTGTCGAGGTGGTTTGGACGCCAACGTCACACACGTTTACCATCAATGGCGAAACATACACTGGCGCAGTGTCTTCAGATCCAGGCAGCTTCAAAGAAGTTCAAGTTATCGCACTTCGTCTAGGCACAAACAGTGGCGTAACACCTTATGAGCTAATTGCTGACAACCTAAAAGTATACTCGCTTGACGAATCTTCTGGAGAGTATGTCGAAGAGTTCAAAGACAACTTTAACGACTACTCTGTGGGGTATGACTTAAACAATAGCCCTTATAACAGCAGCACTTCTGAAGCAACAGTTATTAGTTTAAGTGGCGATGATGGCAGTGGTGATGGTGACGGTGACGGTGACGGTGACGGTGACGGTGACGGAAATATTGCACAAGCGGATTTTGAATGGAACTTCTCAGATGTAGACGGCGGAACTGCACTTGGCAAAACTCTCACAACAAGTAAAAACGACAGTAACCCTAAACAGGTTGTAGATGGTGCTGCATCAACTGGTGGCGCTGTACATATTACTCAATCAACTGATAGTGGATCTTACGGTTATTACTACACGACAATGGACAGTTCCTCAGACCCACTAGCGTTTGAAGATGGTACGTACTCTATGGAAATCGTGTTTAGTGCTGATGACGTCAACTTTAACCCTGGCTTTAGCCAGGACCTGCAGCTATTGGAAAACACAGATAGCAATAAAGGATATAAGTTGATTATTGATAAGTCTTCATTAAAGCCTAAATTCCGCATATATGATGGCTCTGGTTCGACATCAGTGGAAGCAGAAACGGTCTTAACAAATGATACCTTCATGCATATCCTAGCGACGTTCAATAATGGCGAAGCCAAGCTATACATCAATGGTGTACTTGAGAAAGAAGCAACTGGTTTAACTTTTGTTCCTAATACTAAAGACGGCGATAAAGTCTATATTGGCGGTGGCTCTAACAGCTCTCAGAAAAACTTAGAGGGTGTAATTGATAATGCAGCGTTCTTTAACGATGTGTTAACTGCTGATGAAGTGGCTGCACGCGCAAACCAATTCGGTTTTAATGCAGAATAGTTAAATTCATAACTAAGTACTCTAGCCAGCAGCGTTTGTTGCTGGCTTTTTTGTAACTATAAAATCATGACAGTGAACAAAAGAGGTAAACCTCAAAATAACCTAGTGAATACTACTCTTCTTTCTGCCTTTATAAGACCAAAGTCACCTACTCCCATAAGCAACTGAGAATAATATTTTACATCTATCTCTTCTATTCGACCGTTCGTAAAGTCCTCTGAAGGTGACAACGAGACTCCTATGACCTGAGTTTCCACCAAGGACTCTGTACTCCCTGCAATAGCTACCAATCGCTAGTTACAACACATTGACCTTTAAGGTTCAAGAGGTCGATCGAAACGCCTACGGGAGGTATGCTCCTCAGCTTCATGGTCCAGAAGTGACTAAGCCAATATTTGGGGCTAATCATAAATTGATACCCCTTTTCTCACGTTAAGCTTTCTAGAATAAACTATCGAGGATAAACCCAAGGTTCGCTAAGGAAAGTAGAACAGGGAAATCTCAAAATAGGAATTGAGCTCACTGGTCAAAACGTTAGTTGGACGTTTAATGGTAACTGATAACTTCCACTCAACCAGCAGACACAAAAAAGCCTCCGAACTCTACGAGCTGGAGGCTATTGCGATAGCTTTAATATTAAGTGTTATTCGATTAGATTACTTTTGGTACTGATCGTGCGATACGTCTAGCTGGTAGAAAGTCGCTTGTGAGTAATCGTCTAGGTCGCCGCTGATGTTTTGATTGTAAACACCGGCTTTGAAGTACATGTACTTGCCGCCTGCGTCGTAGCCGCTGTTGCTCATATCAACTACTTGTACAACGTCGTCTTTACCTTCGCGCATTAAAGTAACTGTCATCGTGTTGCCTTTAACGTCAATGCGGTAGCTGAACACTTCGCCAAGTGCGATACCATCTTCACCTACTTCTGCCGTCATATCGCCTACGAGAGGGTAGAAGTCCTCTTTTGTTGCGTCTTGGCTTTCATGTGCGAAGTAAACCGCACCCGTTGCTTGGTTTGGCAATTTACGGTAGTACAAACGAATCGGCTCATCGTTTTGATCGTGAATCTGACCAATGATAAAGCGACCTACTTCGTTCGCATTACCTGTCGTTGTTGCGTGGTCGATTTTCAACGTCGCTTCTAGAACGCCGTCAATACCCGCCGCCGACTCTAGGTCAGACTCAGGTGCGCTTGAGAATACCCAGTTGTTCTTGTTAACACCTTTAGTGCTAATAGACTGATCACCACGACGCATCATTTCACGAAGCTCTGTACGTGCGTACTTAGTGTTTTTAGATGTACGTACACCTTTCACGTAAGCTTTGAATACTAGGCCGCCGTCATCAGCTGTGTAGAAGATTTCAGGGTGTTGGTAACCGTTTGCAAGGTTCCACTCAGAAACGTCATCAGGTTTGCCATTTTTGTCATGGTCAAATGGTTGAGATAGGTACCAATGCGTCATGTCAAAGTTTTCGCTCGGTGCGTTACCAGCAACAGGTGTCGCTGGCAGGCCTGTCGGAACTGGAAGTGCACTGCGAGTGTCACATTCAACGGTCGTCTCGCAAGGGTAAACCGCTGCTACGCCGAAGTTACCAGAGCGTAGATCTTTGCGCGCATCTTTACGTGCTTTTTCTGCCGCTTTCATTTCCGCGATAATCACGGCTTCTGCTGCTACCACGTCTGAAGTGATGATATGGCTAGCAGGACATGCGTTAATGCTACAGTTAACCGCCGCTAATCCCGTCACACTGTTCCAACCGTTTTTGGTGTTCCCGTGACCAACGTATCTTACGTAGCGTGCTTGCACTGCTGGCTCAAATTGGAAACGCTCTAGGCCGATCGCTTTACCTGAGCTTAGTTGGTTTTCTAGTACCGTTGTCCAGCTTTCGCCATCAACACTCACTTGGATATCAAATTTAGATTGGCGCTGATTACCTTTACTGAAAGATGCCTGAACCGCGTCAAACTCTTGTACTGAACCATAGTCTAGCGTTGCCCACTCGCCGTCACCCGCAGATGACCAACGTGTAGTTAGGTCTTGGTCAACGAGACGATCAGGTCCGTTACCATCATGGCTACTAGCGGTAACAGCAACTGGCGTTAGAAGCGCTTCACCAGTTTCTTTGTTATTTGGAAAATCAGCAGTAGGCGTGCTCGTGCTCGCACAACCAACCGCAAGTAGAATAGAAGAAGCGAGTAAAGTTTTTAGAGTAATTTGTTTCATATTTAATCCATTATTATAATACAAAGACAGCGTTCGTAAGTGAAAGCTAAATCAGCAAACACGAGCTATAAGGCGATTCACCTATCAGTATTTGCGATAACACGAAAATATTACGTAATCTTATAATACAAATAAAACACTTCGTTGGATAAATGAGACTAGGAACACTTTCCGATTTTTCCATACTTTAACTGGATCACATTTCCTATTGATAAAAGACAATATATAAGAATTTAGAATGCGAAATGAGCTAGCAAGGGCAGAACAAGCAAGCTGTAATCGTGTGTATTTTCATGGTTCGGGCAGAATATTTGTCCTTCCAAACACATCACTGTAAGTGTCCAAAAACAAAAAAGACCACATTGTAGGTATCAATATGGTCTTCTTCATTACCGACATGGCTAATCAAACATCAGACAACTCAGTTATGCTCTGCTCTTAGAGAACTAAAGCTCACATCAAACACCTCGCCGATGTAGTCGCTGTCCGGCTTAAACTGTGGATAGATGCCTGCTTTGAAATAGAAAGCAATGTCTGTCGATGTCCAATCTGCTGTTAACGAAACCGTGTCCCCATTTTTATCTGAGTAATCCTTTCCCCACGGGATTAGGTGAGAAACTGTATTAGTTCCATCTAAATCATGAGTCGCCAAGTAGATACCGTCTTGATTGGCTCGAATCGTATATCGCCACTCTTCACTTGCCGAATAAGTGCCTAACTCGACACTGAACGGGTCACAATGATTACAATCTTGGTTGTTGCGTTCAAAATCGGAGTTCAGTATCACTCTTACTGGCTTACTCTCGCCTTCCCATAACAGCTTCACCAATGCTTGATTGATCTTCCAACCATGGATTTGCCCAACTACCACTTTTGGATCTTGATTGTTAATGTTCGGGTAATCTTCAACTCGTAAGCTTGCGGTTAACT belongs to Vibrio splendidus and includes:
- a CDS encoding polysaccharide lyase family 7 protein, with amino-acid sequence MFKKNILAVALLATVPMVTFANNGVSYPVPADKFDMHNWKITIPSDINEDGRVDEIEGVAMMSNSHSDFFHLDKDGNLVFEVQNQAITTKNSKNARSELRQMPRGSDFSIDTADKGNQWALSSHPAASEYSAVGGTLEATLKVNHVSVNAKFPEKYPAHSVVVGQIHAKKHNELIKAGTGYGHGNEPLKIFYKKFPDQEMGSVFWNYERNLEKKDPNRADIAYPVWGNTWENPAEPGEAGIALGEEFSYKVEVKGTMMYLTFETERHDTVKYEIDLSKGIDELDSPTGYAEDDFYYKAGAYGQCSVSDSHPVWGPGCGGTGDFAVDKKNGDYNSVTFSALKLNGK
- a CDS encoding oligogalacturonate-specific porin KdgM family protein; translation: MNSVTKIAAAVACTLLAGTAAGASLDYRYEYRAATDYTKTNGDTAHVDARHQHRVKLGESFKLSDKWKHSTGLELKFHGDDSYYDEDSGSVKSANSQSFYDGNWYIYGMEIDNTATYKIDNNWYLQMGMPIAWDWDEPNANDGDWKMKKVTFKPQFRVGYKADMGLTTAIRYRHEYADFRNHTQFGDKDSETGERLESAQKSKVTLTGSYKIESLPKLGLSYEANYVKSLDNVLLYNSDDWEWDAGLKVNYKFGSWKPFAEIWSSDISSSSKDREAKYRVGIAYSF
- a CDS encoding LamG-like jellyroll fold domain-containing protein; the encoded protein is MQISKVATAVALSTGLLFGCNSDGLPIPTDGSTDPATPTSALLNGYWEFSDTAAFSAAYSSSSSDDLPNVYRFSADGETLYYYTDNSADTTLGEYERFETTYEETIEDETSGQVAFTLFNDDGTVSSVSVDGDYSAADGGLAIGGNIPVSGTDHSDNTEVTGPADTADEASGVDNAAQILDTLTDDTGELRLKILNTSSTVGKTISSGKLTVDLTYQLNPDSEQVDEGQNNSYISLYSTNDEDDKVSNAYHHGDIAIGDGIIQYRDASGSLTATGGTFDANSTFDATVEVVWTPTSHTFTINGETYTGAVSSDPGSFKEVQVIALRLGTNSGVTPYELIADNLKVYSLDESSGEYVEEFKDNFNDYSVGYDLNNSPYNSSTSEATVISLSGDDGSGDGDGDGDGDGDGDGNIAQADFEWNFSDVDGGTALGKTLTTSKNDSNPKQVVDGAASTGGAVHITQSTDSGSYGYYYTTMDSSSDPLAFEDGTYSMEIVFSADDVNFNPGFSQDLQLLENTDSNKGYKLIIDKSSLKPKFRIYDGSGSTSVEAETVLTNDTFMHILATFNNGEAKLYINGVLEKEATGLTFVPNTKDGDKVYIGGGSNSSQKNLEGVIDNAAFFNDVLTADEVAARANQFGFNAE
- a CDS encoding polysaccharide lyase family 7 protein, giving the protein MKQITLKTLLASSILLAVGCASTSTPTADFPNNKETGEALLTPVAVTASSHDGNGPDRLVDQDLTTRWSSAGDGEWATLDYGSVQEFDAVQASFSKGNQRQSKFDIQVSVDGESWTTVLENQLSSGKAIGLERFQFEPAVQARYVRYVGHGNTKNGWNSVTGLAAVNCSINACPASHIITSDVVAAEAVIIAEMKAAEKARKDARKDLRSGNFGVAAVYPCETTVECDTRSALPVPTGLPATPVAGNAPSENFDMTHWYLSQPFDHDKNGKPDDVSEWNLANGYQHPEIFYTADDGGLVFKAYVKGVRTSKNTKYARTELREMMRRGDQSISTKGVNKNNWVFSSAPESDLESAAGIDGVLEATLKIDHATTTGNANEVGRFIIGQIHDQNDEPIRLYYRKLPNQATGAVYFAHESQDATKEDFYPLVGDMTAEVGEDGIALGEVFSYRIDVKGNTMTVTLMREGKDDVVQVVDMSNSGYDAGGKYMYFKAGVYNQNISGDLDDYSQATFYQLDVSHDQYQK